One Streptomyces sp. R28 DNA window includes the following coding sequences:
- the ccrA gene encoding crotonyl-CoA carboxylase/reductase, which yields MSEILSAIESEDAGPRDFEALPVPDTYRGVVVRREDVGMFEGLPTREKDPRRSLRLEEVRTPEVGPGEALIAVMASSVNYNTVWSSIFEPLPTFTFLKRLGGKHDLPHHVLGSDLAGVVLRVGTGVTAWQPGDRVVAHCLDVELEHPDGHGDTMLDPQQRIWGFETNYGGLAELALVKANQLMPKPEHLTWEEAAAPGLVNSTAYRQLVSANGANMKQGDTVLIWGASGGLGSYATQLALNGGATPVCVVSSPQKAEVVRRAGAELIIDRSAEGYRFWSDEHTQDPREWKRFGARIRELTGGQDPDIVFEHPGRETFGASVYVARRGGTIVTCASTSGFLHQYDNRYLWMHLKRVIGTHFATYREAWEANRLVAQGRIHPTLSTVYPLEETGQAAHDVHRNAHQGKVGVLCLAPSEGLGVRDHALRDRHLDAINRFRIAEDGAPLREQPVTG from the coding sequence ATGAGCGAGATCCTGAGTGCCATCGAGTCGGAGGACGCGGGGCCCCGGGATTTTGAAGCCCTGCCGGTGCCCGACACCTACCGGGGGGTCGTCGTCCGCCGCGAGGACGTCGGCATGTTCGAGGGGCTGCCGACCAGGGAGAAGGACCCGCGCCGGTCGCTGCGCCTGGAAGAGGTGCGCACCCCCGAGGTCGGGCCGGGCGAGGCGCTGATCGCGGTGATGGCGTCGTCCGTCAACTACAACACGGTGTGGTCCTCGATCTTCGAGCCGCTGCCCACCTTCACCTTCCTCAAGCGGCTCGGCGGCAAGCACGACCTGCCCCACCATGTGCTCGGCTCCGACCTCGCCGGCGTCGTGCTCCGCGTCGGCACGGGCGTCACCGCATGGCAGCCCGGCGACCGCGTCGTGGCGCACTGCCTGGACGTCGAACTGGAGCACCCGGACGGCCACGGCGACACCATGCTCGACCCGCAGCAGCGCATCTGGGGCTTCGAGACCAACTACGGCGGCCTCGCCGAACTCGCCCTGGTCAAGGCAAACCAGCTGATGCCCAAGCCTGAGCACCTCACCTGGGAGGAGGCCGCGGCGCCGGGGCTGGTCAACTCCACCGCGTACCGGCAGCTCGTCTCCGCCAACGGGGCGAACATGAAGCAGGGCGACACGGTCCTGATCTGGGGCGCCTCCGGCGGACTCGGCTCCTACGCCACCCAGCTCGCCCTCAACGGCGGCGCGACGCCCGTGTGCGTGGTCTCATCCCCGCAGAAGGCGGAGGTCGTGCGCCGGGCGGGCGCCGAGCTGATCATCGACCGGTCAGCCGAGGGCTACCGGTTCTGGAGCGACGAGCACACCCAGGACCCCAGGGAGTGGAAGCGGTTCGGCGCGCGGATCCGCGAACTGACCGGCGGCCAGGACCCGGACATCGTGTTCGAGCACCCCGGCCGGGAGACCTTCGGCGCCAGCGTGTACGTCGCCAGACGCGGCGGCACCATCGTCACCTGCGCCTCGACCAGCGGCTTTCTCCACCAGTACGACAACCGCTATCTGTGGATGCACCTCAAGCGCGTCATCGGCACCCACTTCGCCACCTACCGCGAGGCATGGGAGGCGAACCGGCTGGTCGCCCAGGGGCGGATCCACCCGACGCTGTCCACGGTGTACCCGCTGGAGGAGACCGGGCAGGCCGCCCACGACGTGCACCGCAACGCGCACCAGGGCAAGGTCGGCGTGCTGTGCCTGGCGCCCTCGGAGGGGCTCGGCGTGCGCGACCACGCGCTGCGCGACCGCCACCTGGACGCCATCAACCGGTTCCGGATCGCCGAGGACGGGGCCCCGCTGCGGGAGCAGCCCGTCACTGGGTGA